A genome region from Megalobrama amblycephala isolate DHTTF-2021 linkage group LG18, ASM1881202v1, whole genome shotgun sequence includes the following:
- the arid6 gene encoding AT-rich interaction domain 6: protein MMERDGLQERSSEPGEEMTEERFLKDLYLFMKQRDTPIERIPHLGFKQIDMFLMYKTVKELGGYQQVTTQQLWKKVYNILGGNPRSTSAATCTRRHYEKLLLPYECHQSGYRDEIVFRMPRSQKRFLSSSYDFEHEYPRNGKRADFRHLPAFPQTSPNMFPEHQRPVFNMPLNVASYLPHSSTSLPNYITLRESALPQLSLNPSQDVPQTSASYLGTSSVEDQICKQSLDRLRYLAKEYKSSTGLEEPLNLSRKENSLETLSDTPSSFAPPPSKKPKFLNEASPLYPPRALTTEEGVEQEETVDETTSAEGSKGTVQAGPSPVIADVIDLTSNANPVPRRASPPSVNLFNRRMNYSEAFSMKARERDLYADWWKEESSGAPTHKLGGILNQRSAHGHPPVDPNSKMEIQIPLKLLQELIRRGLVSNQAFTGNGPIPQSPTKPEAQPAHKLSMRSHSETPESSTTCEEPANMSLKSPFRNLSDMIPRDNGIKKLQMFHVNSYLKHSLDRDIHKPFQPKQVQVPMTNNHESMSVRPPSYSEDTPLSLTMKHGRKSEKVMATSNTGAKEISTSPPLTSDHLRFLLAHLPYRLESGQTF, encoded by the exons CTCAAAGACCTCTACCTCTTTATGAAACAGAGAGACACACCAATTGAGAGAATACCTCATCTAGGCTTCAAacaga tcGATATGTTCCTAATGTACAAGACGGTGAAGGAGCTAGGAGGCTATCAACAG GTTACTACACAGCAGTTGTGGAAGAAAGTTTACAACATACTTGGAGGAAACCCGCGCAGCACCAGTGCAGCCACCTGCACTCGCAGACACTATGAAAA GCTACTTCTTCCTTATGAGTGTCACCAAAGTGGATATAGGGACGAAATTGTCTTTAGGATGCCTCGATCACAAAAGCGCTTCCTGTCCAGCAGTTACGACTTTGAGCATGAATACCCCAGGAATGGCAAACGGGCAGATTTCCGACACCTCCCGGCATTCCCTCAG ACCTCTCCGAACATGTTTCCTGAGCATCAGAGACCGGTTTTTAACATGCCTTTGAATGTCGCTTCATACTTGCCACATAGCAGTACATCTCTACCCAATTATATTACTCTTCGAGAATCTGCACTGCCCCAGCTAAGCCTCAACCCTTCTCAAGATGTTCCCCAAACATCTGCCTCATACTTGGGCACGTCCTCTGTGGAGGATCAAATCTGTAAACAGTCATTAGATAGGCTACGCTACCTGGCAAAAGAGTACAAGTCATCAACCGGTTTGGAGGAACCTCTCAACCTCAGTCGGAAAGAAAACAGTCTTGAGACGCTGAGTGACACACCATCATCTTTCGCCCCACCTCCCTCTAAAAAGCCCAAATTCCTCAACGAAGCTTCACCTCTTTACCCTCCAAGGGCTTTGACGACCGAAGAAGGTGTAGAACAAGAGGAAACGGTGGATGAAACTACCTCGGCAGAAGGAAGTAAAGGGACTGTCCAAGCAGGACCGAGCCCAGTGATCGCTGATGTCATTGATCTCACGTCCAATGCCAATCCAGTCCCACGTAGAGCAAGTCCTCCTTCAGTGAATCTATTCAATCGTAGAATGAACTACTCCGAAGCATTCTCTATGAAAGCACGGGAACGAGACTTATACGCTGACTGGTGGAAGGAAGAGTCTTCTGGTGCACCTACACATAAGTTAGGAGGGATCTTAAACCAAAGGAGTGCCCATGGACACCCACCTGTAGATCCCAACAGCAAGATGGAGATTCAGATTCCTCTAAAGCTTCTACAGGAGCTCATTAGGAGAGGACTGGTTTCCAACCAGGCATTTACGGGAAATGGGCCTATTCCTCAAAGCCCAACCAAACCCGAAGCACAACCCGCACACAAGTTATCCATGCGATCGCACTCAGAAACACCCGAGAGTTCCACCACATGTGAGGAGCCAGCCAATATGAGTCTGAAGAGCCCATTCAGAAACCTTTCTGATATGATCCCTCGAGATAATGGTATAAAGAAGCTCCAGATGTTCCATGTAAACAGCTATCTCAAGCACTCTCTGGACAGGGATATACATAAGCCCTTTCAACCTAAACAGGTACAAGTTCCTATGACAAACAACCATGAAAGCATGAGCGTCAGACCCCCCAGTTACAGTGAAGACACTCCGCTCTCTTTGACCATGAAGCATGGAAGAAAGTCAGAGAAAGTGATGGCAACATCAAACACTGGAGCAAAGGAAATCTCGACATCTCCACCTTTGACATCGGACCACCTCAGATTCCTTCTGGCACACCTGCCCTATAGACTGGAAAGTGGGCAGACATTTTAa